The following are encoded in a window of Halorarum salinum genomic DNA:
- a CDS encoding TCP-1/cpn60 chaperonin family protein, which produces MAENARADLTADARTVCDLVRTTVGPFGANKLVLGTNGTATTTASGSLVLDSLELDNPAVNLLKGAASDFRDAHGDGASSVVALTGALLTEADRLAELGLHPTTIERGYREALGVAVDRLERSARPLDEVGVDAVARTALTATRNPNTRAQVGEYVARIAESLADEDGFDADRVKVLSRLGGSESETELVEGVVLDRDPVTDDMPRTLEDAGVAVLSATVDVPKLGGSTGRLDVKLSISPERFEDRAAIGDGERERFREQLDAAVDVGCRVVVTGMAINERVERMMANAGVLALQRVDEEDLPGVARATGATVVPGLEQVAPETLGRAAVRVTRRAGRDVTSFESVGAEREPVYTLFCRAPDSRSVEAFERSVGSALAAVDHAYRTRTVVPGGGAAETGATLAVREHARSVAGTEQLAIEAFGDAMATIPRALAVNAGIDGWRGLVRLRVAHHEGHDAVGVDCLFGETRDVLAEDPIAEPTALKRDVWSAATDLATHLVRVDAEVPASDLSDEETADRLGERP; this is translated from the coding sequence ATGGCCGAGAACGCGCGTGCCGACCTCACTGCCGATGCCCGCACCGTCTGTGACCTCGTCCGGACGACGGTCGGGCCGTTCGGCGCGAACAAACTCGTACTCGGCACGAACGGGACGGCGACGACGACGGCGTCGGGATCGCTCGTTCTCGACTCGCTCGAACTCGACAACCCGGCGGTGAACCTGTTGAAGGGCGCGGCGAGCGACTTCAGGGACGCCCACGGCGATGGGGCGAGTTCCGTCGTCGCGCTCACGGGGGCGCTCCTGACCGAGGCCGACCGCCTCGCGGAGCTAGGGCTCCACCCGACGACGATAGAACGGGGGTACCGCGAGGCGCTCGGCGTCGCGGTCGACCGATTGGAGCGGAGCGCCCGCCCCCTCGACGAGGTGGGCGTCGACGCCGTCGCGCGCACGGCGCTCACGGCGACGCGAAACCCGAACACGCGCGCGCAAGTGGGCGAGTACGTGGCGCGCATCGCCGAGAGCCTCGCCGACGAGGACGGCTTCGACGCCGATCGAGTGAAGGTCCTGTCGCGGCTTGGCGGGAGCGAGTCGGAGACGGAACTCGTCGAGGGCGTCGTCCTCGACCGGGACCCCGTGACCGACGACATGCCGCGGACGCTCGAGGACGCCGGCGTGGCGGTGCTCTCGGCGACGGTCGACGTGCCGAAGCTCGGCGGCAGTACCGGCCGGCTGGACGTCAAGCTCTCGATCAGCCCCGAGCGCTTCGAGGACCGGGCCGCGATCGGCGACGGCGAGCGCGAGCGCTTCCGCGAGCAGCTCGACGCCGCCGTCGACGTCGGCTGCCGCGTCGTCGTGACGGGCATGGCCATCAACGAGCGCGTCGAGCGAATGATGGCGAACGCCGGCGTCCTCGCCCTCCAGCGCGTCGACGAGGAGGACCTGCCGGGCGTCGCCCGTGCCACGGGTGCGACGGTCGTCCCGGGGCTCGAACAGGTGGCCCCGGAGACGCTCGGGCGCGCGGCCGTCCGCGTCACCCGGCGGGCCGGCCGCGACGTGACGTCCTTCGAGTCCGTCGGCGCCGAGCGGGAACCGGTCTACACGCTGTTCTGTCGGGCACCCGATTCCCGCTCGGTTGAGGCGTTCGAGCGGTCCGTCGGGAGCGCGCTGGCGGCCGTCGACCACGCGTATCGGACCCGCACCGTCGTCCCCGGCGGCGGCGCGGCGGAGACGGGGGCGACGCTCGCGGTCCGCGAACACGCCCGGTCGGTCGCCGGGACCGAACAGCTCGCGATCGAGGCGTTCGGCGACGCGATGGCGACCATCCCCCGGGCGCTGGCGGTCAACGCCGGCATCGACGGCTGGCGCGGCCTCGTCCGCCTCCGGGTCGCCCACCACGAGGGGCACGACGCGGTCGGCGTCGACTGCCTGTTCGGCGAGACCCGCGACGTCCTCGCGGAGGACCCCATCGCCGAACCGACGGCGCTCAAGCGCGACGTCTGGTCGGCGGCGACCGACCTCGCAACCCACCTCGTCCGCGTGGACGCCGAGGTCCCCGCGTCCGACCTGAGCGACGAGGAGACGGCGGACAGGCTCGGAGAGCGCCCCTGA
- a CDS encoding cupin domain-containing protein: MSGEHSTVRVDDVEPKPSKSSGTDHVDLVERLGCTEMRPKVWYLSPGDAMSYHRQTEQEELYYVLRGPGRMKIAGELLDVQEGTAVRIPPETDRQVLNDTDGEHVWLIVGAPPATDDGRPASGDA, translated from the coding sequence ATGTCCGGCGAACACAGCACGGTCCGGGTGGACGACGTGGAACCGAAGCCGTCGAAGAGTTCCGGGACCGACCACGTCGACCTGGTCGAACGGCTCGGCTGTACGGAGATGCGACCGAAGGTGTGGTACCTCTCGCCCGGCGACGCGATGAGCTACCACCGACAGACCGAACAGGAGGAACTCTACTACGTTCTTCGGGGGCCCGGCCGAATGAAGATCGCGGGGGAACTGCTCGACGTCCAGGAGGGGACGGCGGTCCGCATCCCGCCCGAGACCGACCGACAGGTGCTCAACGACACCGACGGCGAGCACGTCTGGCTCATCGTCGGCGCACCGCCGGCCACCGACGACGGCCGGCCCGCCTCCGGGGACGCCTGA
- the ilvC gene encoding ketol-acid reductoisomerase: protein MSETRVYYDEDADLSVLDGRTVAVIGYGNQGRSQALNLRDSGVEVVVGNRSDDYRERAREDGFDALPIDEAAAEGDVVFLLVPDEVAPEVYEGKIEPNLASGDVLYFSHGYNVTFDRIRPPDDVDVVLVAPRMAGTSVRTLYEAGEGFPSILAVNQDATGEATATALALAKGIGSTAAGVVEGTFDMETKVDLLSEQALVPMLMGAMRAKFEVEVANGIPPEIVMSELYLSKELAEIFELMAEEGFLGQLPYHSTTSQYGQLSRAEEFDHEPLKAFVEERLREIDDGSFAREWSAERQRDGATLDRLYEKHRESEFVRAEQETMAKLFGRD, encoded by the coding sequence ATGTCAGAAACGAGGGTCTACTACGATGAGGACGCCGACCTGTCCGTCCTCGACGGTCGAACGGTGGCGGTGATTGGCTACGGCAACCAGGGCCGGTCGCAGGCGCTGAACCTCCGTGATTCCGGCGTCGAGGTGGTCGTGGGCAACCGTTCGGACGACTACCGCGAACGCGCCCGCGAGGACGGCTTCGACGCCCTCCCCATCGACGAGGCGGCCGCCGAGGGGGACGTCGTCTTCCTGCTCGTCCCCGACGAGGTCGCCCCGGAAGTGTACGAGGGAAAGATCGAACCGAACCTCGCGTCGGGCGACGTCCTCTACTTCTCGCACGGGTACAACGTCACCTTCGACCGCATCCGGCCCCCGGACGACGTCGACGTCGTGCTCGTCGCCCCGCGGATGGCCGGCACGTCGGTCCGCACGCTCTACGAGGCGGGCGAGGGCTTCCCGAGCATCCTCGCGGTGAACCAGGACGCGACCGGCGAGGCGACGGCGACCGCGCTCGCGCTGGCGAAGGGCATCGGGTCGACCGCCGCCGGCGTGGTCGAGGGGACCTTCGACATGGAGACGAAAGTGGACCTGCTCTCCGAGCAGGCGCTCGTGCCGATGCTGATGGGCGCGATGCGGGCGAAGTTCGAGGTGGAGGTGGCCAACGGCATCCCGCCCGAGATCGTGATGTCCGAACTCTACCTCTCGAAGGAGCTGGCCGAGATCTTCGAGCTGATGGCCGAGGAAGGGTTCCTCGGGCAGTTGCCGTACCACTCGACGACGAGCCAGTACGGCCAGCTCTCCCGCGCCGAGGAGTTCGACCACGAGCCGCTCAAGGCGTTCGTCGAGGAGCGCCTGCGGGAGATCGACGACGGCTCGTTCGCCCGCGAGTGGAGCGCCGAACGGCAGCGGGACGGCGCCACCCTCGACCGGCTATACGAGAAGCACCGCGAGTCGGAGTTCGTTCGGGCCGAGCAGGAGACGATGGCGAAGCTCTTCGGCCGCGACTGA
- a CDS encoding mandelate racemase/muconate lactonizing enzyme family protein, producing MEITGVETYTLHQPLDRVVGDSRLEITDMYTVVVELETEEGHTGTGWMNSLGFAPDLLERFVDSQFRDLVVGADPFATEELRQRLRAQTVYYGELGLSAWPRGAIDVACWDIKAKAAGQPLYRLLGGDDDRVRAYASSMDAHHDLGELRALHGGFADEGFTAFKTKVGDRSTAEEARRVAEVREAVGSDADVFVDANQAWTVPEAIGTVEAMDEHGVDWVEEPISEFDLEGHRRVAEATGPPLATGEMLNRPEQFVRLLERGGMEVAQPDLIRAGGVSGATRVADLAATYGVPLATHFYYVVSAHLVSAAPTGFVVEYIPEYDVGPLLDPSPVIEDGTVLIPDRPGHGYRVDPDAKEEHLVAFD from the coding sequence ATGGAGATCACCGGCGTCGAGACCTACACGCTCCACCAGCCGCTCGACCGGGTCGTCGGCGACTCGCGGCTCGAGATCACCGACATGTACACCGTCGTCGTGGAACTGGAGACCGAGGAGGGGCACACCGGGACGGGGTGGATGAACTCGCTCGGCTTCGCGCCCGACCTGCTGGAGCGCTTCGTCGACTCGCAGTTCCGCGACCTCGTCGTCGGCGCCGACCCCTTCGCCACGGAGGAACTTCGCCAGCGGCTCAGGGCGCAAACCGTCTACTACGGCGAACTCGGGCTGTCGGCGTGGCCCCGGGGCGCCATCGACGTCGCCTGCTGGGACATCAAGGCGAAGGCCGCCGGGCAGCCGCTCTACCGGCTCCTCGGCGGCGACGACGACCGCGTCCGGGCGTACGCCTCCAGCATGGACGCCCATCACGACCTCGGAGAACTCCGGGCGCTGCACGGGGGATTCGCCGACGAGGGCTTCACCGCGTTCAAGACGAAGGTCGGCGACAGGTCGACCGCCGAGGAGGCCCGCCGCGTCGCCGAGGTGCGCGAGGCGGTCGGCTCCGACGCCGACGTCTTCGTCGACGCCAACCAGGCGTGGACCGTGCCGGAGGCGATCGGGACGGTCGAGGCGATGGACGAACACGGCGTCGACTGGGTCGAGGAGCCCATCTCGGAGTTCGACCTCGAGGGCCACCGACGAGTGGCGGAGGCGACGGGGCCGCCGCTTGCGACGGGCGAGATGCTGAACCGCCCCGAGCAGTTCGTCCGCCTCCTGGAGCGCGGCGGCATGGAGGTCGCCCAGCCGGACCTGATCCGGGCGGGCGGCGTCTCCGGAGCGACGCGCGTCGCCGACCTCGCGGCGACGTACGGCGTGCCGCTGGCGACGCACTTCTACTACGTCGTCAGCGCGCACCTCGTCAGCGCCGCGCCGACCGGTTTCGTCGTCGAGTACATCCCGGAGTACGACGTGGGGCCGCTCCTGGACCCGTCCCCGGTCATCGAGGACGGCACCGTCCTCATCCCGGACCGTCCGGGCCACGGGTACCGCGTCGACCCGGACGCGAAGGAGGAACACCTCGTCGCGTTCGACTGA
- a CDS encoding TCP-1/cpn60 chaperonin family protein, translating to MNGGREDVDYAPVDAGSWTLRDEEARTFVSAATRTVASLVRSTLGPNGMSAQIETVDNVEEPETVLTSDAGEILDAIERGGGFGHPVAALFVDAVDGMRRELSDGSTTAVLLGEALVDEGVDLVEAGLHPGNVVVGYSMAAARAGAVLDALAREVDPEDVDLLERVAATSMTGDLGASTREAYAARVAETIRVLAERGDTDWVDTDDAKVLAGPEAPGGRYRGVVVRRYPGPLDESEEAVREFDWSTLDPMTDATVAIVDEEIDVEKTATSFGGGSDSGVEIESFEGWTDYTEGLNRRVAALADRLVGMGVDVLVSQERLDDRTRTAFESRGVAVVDEVKYPLVDVYRLARASGGTVVDDLSELTPDRLGTVGSITERRVGDEKWTFFDDCEGAVYTLTVDVETETASAEHERMLEDALEVTATAATDGQVLPGAGAPAMAVAADLREYATSVPDLEQLAIEAFADALESVPAALAANAGADRLDVLTALRAEHGGDEGPIAVGVSVDGDPVDAWEAGVVEPRRLFSQAVETANSVAEQLLTVDAVIHPGVDLGEFRPEPERD from the coding sequence ATGAACGGTGGACGCGAAGACGTCGACTACGCCCCCGTCGACGCCGGGTCGTGGACCCTCCGGGACGAGGAGGCGCGGACGTTCGTCTCCGCCGCGACGCGGACCGTCGCGTCGCTCGTCCGCTCGACGCTCGGCCCGAACGGGATGAGCGCGCAGATCGAAACCGTCGACAACGTCGAGGAACCCGAGACGGTGCTGACGTCCGACGCCGGCGAGATACTCGACGCCATCGAGCGCGGCGGCGGCTTCGGCCACCCCGTCGCCGCGCTGTTCGTGGACGCCGTCGACGGCATGCGGCGCGAACTCTCCGACGGTTCGACCACCGCCGTCCTCCTCGGGGAGGCCCTGGTCGACGAGGGCGTCGACCTCGTCGAGGCGGGCCTCCACCCGGGGAACGTCGTCGTCGGCTACTCGATGGCGGCCGCCCGCGCGGGCGCCGTCCTCGACGCGCTCGCGAGGGAGGTCGACCCGGAGGACGTCGACCTGCTCGAACGCGTCGCCGCCACCTCGATGACCGGCGACCTCGGCGCGAGCACGCGCGAGGCGTACGCCGCTCGCGTCGCGGAGACGATTCGCGTGCTCGCCGAGCGGGGCGACACCGACTGGGTCGACACCGACGACGCGAAGGTGCTCGCCGGCCCCGAGGCGCCCGGCGGCCGCTACCGCGGCGTCGTCGTCCGCCGGTACCCCGGGCCGCTCGACGAGTCGGAGGAGGCGGTTCGCGAGTTCGACTGGTCGACGCTCGACCCGATGACCGACGCGACGGTGGCGATCGTCGACGAGGAGATCGACGTCGAGAAGACGGCGACGTCGTTCGGCGGGGGGAGCGATTCCGGCGTCGAGATCGAGTCGTTCGAGGGGTGGACGGACTACACCGAGGGGCTGAATCGCCGCGTCGCGGCGCTCGCCGACCGCCTCGTCGGGATGGGCGTCGACGTGCTGGTCTCCCAGGAGCGGCTCGACGACCGGACGCGGACGGCCTTCGAGTCCCGCGGCGTCGCTGTCGTCGACGAGGTGAAGTATCCGCTCGTCGACGTCTACCGGCTGGCGCGGGCCTCCGGCGGGACCGTCGTCGACGACCTCTCGGAGCTGACGCCGGACCGGCTCGGGACGGTCGGATCGATAACCGAGCGCCGCGTCGGCGACGAGAAGTGGACCTTCTTCGACGACTGCGAGGGCGCCGTGTACACGCTCACCGTCGACGTGGAGACCGAGACGGCCAGCGCCGAACACGAGCGGATGCTGGAGGACGCCCTCGAGGTGACGGCGACGGCGGCCACCGACGGTCAGGTGCTTCCCGGGGCGGGTGCGCCCGCGATGGCCGTCGCCGCTGACCTCCGGGAGTACGCCACCTCCGTCCCGGACCTCGAACAGCTGGCCATCGAGGCGTTCGCCGACGCGCTCGAATCCGTGCCGGCGGCGCTGGCGGCGAACGCCGGCGCCGACCGCCTCGACGTGCTCACCGCCCTGCGGGCCGAACACGGGGGCGACGAGGGGCCGATAGCCGTGGGCGTCTCCGTCGACGGCGACCCGGTCGACGCGTGGGAGGCCGGCGTCGTGGAACCCCGTCGGCTGTTCTCGCAGGCCGTCGAGACGGCGAACTCGGTCGCCGAGCAGCTGCTCACCGTCGACGCGGTCATCCACCCCGGCGTCGACCTGGGGGAATTCCGTCCGGAACCCGAACGGGACTGA
- a CDS encoding mandelate racemase/muconate lactonizing enzyme family protein, with the protein MNDVTVDSVEAIGVCAPTDEPFGYAQAWVDERTATLVRVEASDGTVGWGECWGPVEGTGEVVESVLAPHVVDENPLEVERLYDRLYDVGRATYQTIVPLPAISGLDVALWDLAGKLQGVSTATLLGGRRRESIRPYATGHYFKPVDDLEEQYDRIVAEARTNANELGAIKLKVGLELLGYGPREDVELVRRVREAVGPETTVMVDANYAYDRRDARRVGRELESLDVEWFEEPVPPEDIEGYAELREALEVPVAGGECHAPAEFDRLLETHAVDVAQPDVCIVGGLTPARRIARRARDHGVSLVPHVWGTPVGLGASLQLVATLRGRPWLEFDRSSNPLREELAAEPFAAEDGRVSIPGEPGLGVALDADALDRYRA; encoded by the coding sequence ATGAACGACGTTACCGTGGACTCGGTGGAGGCGATCGGCGTGTGCGCGCCGACCGACGAGCCGTTCGGCTACGCGCAGGCGTGGGTCGACGAGCGGACCGCGACGCTGGTTCGCGTCGAGGCGAGCGACGGCACCGTCGGGTGGGGCGAGTGCTGGGGGCCCGTCGAGGGGACCGGCGAGGTCGTCGAGTCCGTGCTCGCCCCGCACGTCGTCGACGAGAACCCGCTCGAGGTCGAGCGCCTCTACGACCGCCTCTACGACGTGGGGCGGGCGACGTACCAGACCATCGTTCCCCTGCCGGCGATCAGCGGCCTCGACGTCGCGCTGTGGGACCTCGCGGGGAAACTCCAGGGCGTGTCGACGGCGACGCTGCTCGGCGGCCGGCGGCGCGAGTCGATCCGCCCCTACGCCACCGGCCACTACTTCAAGCCCGTCGACGACCTCGAGGAACAGTACGACCGCATCGTGGCGGAGGCGCGGACGAACGCGAACGAACTCGGCGCGATCAAACTGAAGGTCGGCCTCGAACTGCTCGGCTACGGCCCCCGGGAGGACGTCGAACTCGTCCGCCGCGTCCGGGAGGCAGTCGGCCCGGAGACGACGGTGATGGTCGACGCCAACTACGCCTACGACCGGCGGGACGCCCGCCGGGTCGGCCGCGAACTCGAATCGCTCGACGTGGAGTGGTTCGAGGAGCCGGTCCCGCCGGAGGACATCGAGGGGTACGCGGAGCTACGCGAGGCGCTCGAGGTCCCCGTCGCCGGCGGGGAGTGTCACGCGCCGGCCGAGTTCGACCGCCTGCTGGAGACGCACGCCGTCGACGTCGCCCAGCCGGACGTCTGCATCGTCGGCGGCCTGACGCCGGCCCGCCGCATCGCGCGGCGGGCGCGCGACCACGGGGTCTCGCTCGTGCCGCACGTGTGGGGGACGCCCGTCGGTCTGGGTGCGAGCCTCCAGCTCGTCGCCACGCTCCGGGGCCGGCCGTGGCTGGAGTTCGACCGCTCGTCGAACCCGCTCCGCGAGGAACTGGCCGCGGAACCGTTCGCCGCGGAGGACGGCCGCGTGTCGATCCCGGGCGAACCGGGGCTCGGCGTGGCTCTCGACGCGGACGCGCTCGACCGGTACCGCGCGTAG
- a CDS encoding aminotransferase class III-fold pyridoxal phosphate-dependent enzyme produces the protein MYADDGEELLDFLNNYTQAVLGHAPLAVVEAVTERFARGNGFAAPTREATRLAERIVERTPSVESVRFANSGTEATTNAVRAAIAHTGNDHVLKLDGAFHGTHDTVLVGVTGDGRKNSGIPRNVEERVSTVPFNDAEIDALVDAFEAALRDVSPAVAAEVD, from the coding sequence GTGTACGCTGACGACGGCGAGGAGCTGCTCGACTTCCTCAACAACTACACGCAGGCGGTCCTCGGCCACGCGCCGCTCGCGGTCGTCGAGGCGGTCACTGAGCGGTTCGCCCGCGGCAACGGCTTCGCGGCACCGACGCGCGAGGCGACCCGACTCGCCGAACGGATCGTCGAGCGGACGCCCTCGGTCGAGTCGGTCCGGTTCGCCAACTCGGGTACGGAGGCGACGACGAACGCCGTCCGGGCCGCCATCGCCCACACCGGGAACGACCACGTCCTCAAACTCGACGGCGCGTTCCACGGCACCCACGACACGGTGCTCGTCGGCGTCACCGGCGACGGCCGGAAGAACTCCGGCATCCCCCGGAACGTCGAGGAGCGGGTCTCGACCGTCCCGTTCAACGACGCCGAGATCGACGCGCTCGTCGACGCGTTCGAGGCGGCTCTCAGGGACGTCTCCCCAGCCGTCGCGGCGGAGGTCGATTGA
- the dgoD gene encoding galactonate dehydratase: MKIVDCETFAVPPRWLFVRLETADGTVGWGEHVTGGGGPAPVAAAVAALFEQRLRGADPLRIEDHWTTMYRGGFYRGGPVLMSAIAGIDQALWDVKGKHHGAPVHELLGGRARDRMRVYQWIGGDRPADVGEAAERKVDQGFTAMKMNATEEFRRIESPAAVEAAVARLREVREAVGPDVGVAVDFHGRVAKSMAKKLAAALEPHDPMFVEEPVLSEHLEAFSEVAAHTDSPIATGERLFTRWDYKPLLESGAVDVVQPDLSHAGGITEVRKIAAMAEAYDVALAPHCPLGPVALAACLQVDAATPNAVIQEQSLDVHYNREADLLDYLDDPSVLEYEDGYVDIPDDPGLGIPIDESKVRGAAEDPAAVDWGEALSFHRDVWRHEDGSFAEW, translated from the coding sequence GTGAAAATCGTCGACTGCGAGACGTTCGCCGTCCCACCCCGGTGGCTGTTCGTCCGCCTCGAAACCGCGGACGGCACCGTCGGGTGGGGCGAACACGTCACCGGCGGAGGCGGCCCGGCCCCCGTCGCGGCGGCCGTCGCGGCGCTCTTCGAGCAACGACTGCGCGGGGCGGACCCGCTGCGCATCGAGGACCACTGGACGACGATGTACCGCGGGGGCTTCTACCGGGGCGGCCCCGTGCTCATGAGCGCCATCGCGGGCATCGACCAGGCGCTGTGGGACGTCAAGGGCAAGCACCACGGCGCGCCCGTCCACGAACTGCTCGGCGGGAGAGCCCGCGATCGGATGCGGGTCTACCAGTGGATCGGCGGCGACCGTCCGGCCGACGTCGGCGAGGCGGCCGAACGGAAGGTCGACCAGGGATTCACCGCCATGAAGATGAACGCGACCGAGGAGTTCCGCCGCATCGAGTCGCCCGCCGCCGTCGAAGCCGCGGTCGCTCGCCTCCGCGAGGTCCGCGAGGCGGTCGGGCCGGACGTCGGCGTCGCCGTCGACTTCCACGGGCGGGTGGCCAAGTCGATGGCGAAGAAGTTGGCGGCGGCGCTGGAACCCCACGACCCGATGTTCGTCGAGGAACCCGTCCTCTCCGAGCACCTCGAGGCGTTCTCGGAGGTGGCGGCCCACACGGACTCGCCGATCGCGACCGGCGAGCGGCTGTTCACCCGCTGGGACTACAAGCCGCTCCTCGAGTCCGGCGCGGTCGACGTCGTCCAGCCGGACCTCTCGCACGCGGGCGGCATCACGGAGGTACGGAAGATCGCGGCGATGGCGGAGGCGTACGACGTCGCGCTGGCGCCCCACTGCCCGCTCGGCCCCGTCGCGCTCGCGGCGTGTCTCCAGGTCGACGCCGCCACGCCGAACGCCGTCATCCAGGAACAGAGCCTCGACGTCCACTACAACCGCGAGGCCGACCTGCTCGATTACCTCGACGACCCGTCGGTCCTCGAGTACGAGGACGGATACGTCGACATCCCGGACGACCCGGGGCTGGGGATCCCCATCGACGAATCGAAGGTCCGGGGGGCCGCCGAGGACCCCGCGGCCGTCGACTGGGGGGAGGCGCTCTCGTTCCACCGCGACGTCTGGCGACACGAGGACGGGAGCTTCGCCGAGTGGTGA
- a CDS encoding C-terminal binding protein has translation MRDYTVVATDQNYGEFGVEREILGDLAEIRLLEEDGVSLADADALINHVDVVSAADVAELEDCRVIARYGVGVDNIGVGAATERGIYVANVPDYCLEEVPTHAVALILALDRRLKQYDAAIAAGEWKTDGAAEIHRFSEQTVSVVGFGKLGRGVGDRTAALGATVLTADPYLDPEDLADHDAELVPFEEAVERADYLSVHSPLTPETEGLIDAGVLARMKETSSLVNVARGPVVDETALVEALDAGEIAGAGIDVFEEEPPAPDSRLRDHPRVVTTPHQAWYSEESERECREGVARAIRQALEGKRPETAVNDP, from the coding sequence ATGCGTGACTATACCGTGGTCGCCACCGACCAGAACTACGGGGAGTTCGGGGTGGAGCGCGAGATCCTCGGCGACCTCGCCGAGATACGGTTGCTCGAGGAGGACGGCGTCTCGCTCGCCGACGCGGACGCCCTCATCAACCACGTCGACGTCGTCTCCGCCGCCGACGTCGCCGAACTCGAGGACTGCCGCGTCATCGCCCGCTACGGCGTCGGAGTGGACAACATCGGCGTCGGGGCGGCCACCGAGCGGGGCATCTACGTCGCCAACGTCCCCGACTACTGTCTGGAGGAGGTCCCGACCCACGCCGTCGCCCTGATCCTCGCGCTCGACCGCCGGCTCAAGCAGTACGACGCAGCGATCGCCGCCGGGGAGTGGAAGACCGACGGGGCCGCGGAGATCCACCGCTTCTCCGAGCAGACGGTGAGCGTCGTCGGGTTCGGGAAACTCGGCCGCGGAGTCGGCGACCGAACGGCGGCGCTCGGCGCGACGGTGTTGACGGCCGATCCGTACCTCGACCCCGAGGACCTCGCCGACCACGACGCCGAACTCGTCCCGTTCGAGGAGGCCGTCGAACGGGCCGACTACCTCTCGGTCCACTCGCCGCTGACGCCCGAGACGGAGGGGCTGATCGACGCCGGCGTCCTCGCGCGGATGAAGGAGACGTCGTCCCTGGTGAACGTCGCGCGCGGCCCCGTCGTCGACGAGACGGCGCTCGTCGAGGCGCTCGACGCCGGCGAGATAGCCGGAGCGGGCATCGACGTCTTCGAGGAGGAACCGCCGGCACCCGACAGCCGGCTCCGTGACCACCCGCGGGTCGTCACCACGCCGCACCAGGCGTGGTACTCCGAGGAGTCGGAACGGGAGTGCCGGGAGGGCGTCGCGCGCGCCATCCGACAGGCGCTCGAGGGGAAACGCCCCGAGACGGCGGTGAACGACCCGTGA